One window from the genome of Salvia miltiorrhiza cultivar Shanhuang (shh) chromosome 7, IMPLAD_Smil_shh, whole genome shotgun sequence encodes:
- the LOC130991425 gene encoding protein tesmin/TSO1-like CXC 2 isoform X2 codes for MEERVEIYAKESSREVLEVMDTPERSKNSQIAASISKFEDSPVFTFLNSLSPIKPVKSTHITQTINPLSFASIPSVFTSPHVSSVRESRFLRRHQLSDPSKPEFSSDDGAKLDTNKANADASKQLDDQKESGDGDVAAEPSYDCSKFVVDFAKDYECASPNSNLRPGCGLEGKGMADYGCSSSALVQLTREPPQRGEVNIDGVNQNREAAGSCDWEHMISDTSELLVFESPVDRDSYSKSVDPGTSFYTGIKSDMQNLHLICAVDSGEHVAVGNEAETLSTQPGEGDEMDNTIIAGPSMSNSDEKMDYEQLGFYRGMRRRCLVFEMGGARRKHLEENPVSDSSVWLCSDGNTTSNDQKLASVNRGNESSRCLLPGIGLHLNALATTPKDYKVVNPDSSSSARLLIGPSSVVNLHPSHPSSVGQGLLDNILPAATSDRDVDSMENAVLPAEDACPLSAYAANEEINQGSPKKKRRRTEQAGEGESCKRCNCKRSKCLKLYCECFAAGVYCVEPCACIDCFNKPIYEDTVLATRKQIESRNPLAFAPKVIRGSDSPSEIGDDSSKTPASARHKRGCNCKKSGCLKKYCECYQGGVGCSVNCRCEGCKNAFGRKDGTEAEAEEEDETEASEKSSSDKCLQKSAMESDVEHNTDTAPLATPLRGGRSSAQLPFSSKKKPPRSSFPSIASSSSSFLPRQGFGKSSFFPPPPKFETIREDEIPDFLQGGGSPDGGVQSSSPNRKRVSPPHNAGSTSPGLRSSRKLILESIPSFPSLTPNQ; via the exons ATGGAGGAGAGGGTTGAGATTTATGCGAAGGAGAGTAGCAGAGAGGTGCTAGAGGTGATGGACACGCCAGAGAGGAGCAAGAACAGCCAGATCGCAGCGTCCATTAGCAAATTTGAG GATTCCCCGGTTTTCACCTTCCTCAACAGTCTTTCCCCTATCAAGCCGGTTAAATCCACACACATCACTCAGACGATCAACCCTCTTAGTTTCGCGTCCATTCCATCTGTCTTCACTTCGCCTCACGTTAGTTCTGTACGGGAATCCAGATTTCTCCGGAG GCATCAGCTCTCCGATCCATCAAAACCTGAGTTTTCTTCCGATGATGGGGCCAAACTCGACACAAATAAGGCGAATGCAGATGCTAGTAAGCAATTGGATGACCAAAAGGAGAGTGGTGATGGTGACGTGGCTGCTGAGCCGTCTTATGATTGCTCGAAGTTTGTGGTGGATTTCGCCAAAGATTATGAATGTGCTAGCCCTAACTCCAACTTAAGACCTGGCTGTGGTCTTGAAGGCAAAGGCATGGCAGATTACGGTTGCAGTTCTTCAGCCCTTGTTCAGTTGACACGCGAGCCTCCACAGAGGGGTGAAGTGAATATTGACGGGGTGAATCAAAACAGAGAAGCCGCGGGGTCCTGTGATTGGGAGCATATGATTTCTGATACCTCCGAGCTGCTAGTCTTTGAATCTCCCGTTGATAGAGACTCTTACAGCAAATCAGTCGATCCTGGGACGAGTTTCTATACCGGCATTAAGAGTGATATGCAGAACTTGCACTTGATTTGTGCAGTGGATTCTGGCGAGCATGTTGCCGTGGGAAATGAAGCTGAAACTTTGTCTACTCAGCCCGGAGAAGGAGACGAGATGGACAACACTATAATTGCCGGTCCATCAATGAGCAATTCTGATGAAAAAATGGATTATGAG caacTTGGTTTCTATCGCGGTATGAGAAGGCGCTGTTTGGTTTTTGAGATGGGAGGAGCGCGTAGGAAACATTTGGAAGAGAATCCCGTCTCTGATTCTTCCGTGTGGCTCTGCTCTGATGGCAATACGACCTCCAACGACCAGAAGCTAGCCTCCGTAAACAGGGGGAACGAGTCATCACGTTGTCTTTTGCCTGGCATTGGCTTGCATCTAAATGCTCTTGCAACGACGCCTAAGGACTATAAAGTTGTTAACCCTGATTCTTCATCGTCTGCACGGTTATTGATTGGTCCCAGCTCAGTCGTGAATCTCCACCCATCTCACCCATCGAGTGTCGGTCAAGGACTGCTGGACAACATCTTACCTGCTGCCACATCAGACAGAGATGTCGATAGCATGGAAAATGCTGTTTTACCCGCGGAAGATGCCTGCCCGCTATCTGCATACGCAGCAAATGAAGAGATCAATCAGGGGAGTCCAAAGAAGAAGAG ACGTAGGACTGAGCAAGCTGGGGAAGGCGAGTCATGTAAACGATGCAACTGCAAGAGATCAAAATGTCTAAAACT CTACTGTGAATGCTTTGCTGCTGGGGTGTACTGCGTAGAGCCGTGTGCTTGTATAGATTGCTTCAATAAACCTATCTACGAAGACACTGTGCTTGCAACGCGCAAACAAATCGAATCAAGAAATCCTCTTGCTTTTGCTCCCAAAGTGATCAGAGGATCGGATTCGCCATCAGAAATTGGG GATGACTCCAGCAAGACTCCGGCTTCTGCTCGTCACAAGAGAGGATGCAACTGCAAAAAATCAGGCTGCCTGAAGAAATACTGCGAATGCTATCAG GGTGGCGTCGGATGCTCCGTTAACTGCAGATGCGAAGGGTGCAAAAATGCATTTGGTAGAAAAGACG GCACGGAAGCTGAAGCCGAAGAGGAAGACGAAACAGAAGCGTCTGAGAAGAGCTCGTCTGACAAGTGTTTGCAGAAGAGTGCAATGGAGAGCGACGTGGAACACAACACGGACACCGCGCCTCTTGCAACGCCTTTACGTGGAGGAAG GTCATCGGCTCAGCTCCCGTTTTCCTCAAAGAAGAAGCCACCACGATCTTCGTTCCCTTCCATCGCCTCCTCCTCCTCGAGTTTCCTTCCGAGGCAAGGATTTGGGAAGTCGAGCTTCTTCCCACCACCACCAAAGTTCGAGACAATCAGAGAAGACGAGATCCCCGACTTTCTCCAAGGCGGGGGGTCTCCCGATGGAGGCGTCCAGTCATCCTCCCCTAACCGGAAGAGAGTGTCCCCACCTCACAATGCAGGCAGCACGTCCCCCGGCCTCAGGAGCAGCCGGAAGCTCATCCTCGAGTCGATACCATCGTTCCCGTCTCTCACTCCAAACCAGTGa
- the LOC130991425 gene encoding protein tesmin/TSO1-like CXC 2 isoform X3 translates to MKFLHLGVLGVGILDLWDLICCPKVNPSKILDSPVFTFLNSLSPIKPVKSTHITQTINPLSFASIPSVFTSPHVSSVRESRFLRRHQLSDPSKPEFSSDDGAKLDTNKANADASKQLDDQKESGDGDVAAEPSYDCSKFVVDFAKDYECASPNSNLRPGCGLEGKGMADYGCSSSALVQLTREPPQRGEVNIDGVNQNREAAGSCDWEHMISDTSELLVFESPVDRDSYSKSVDPGTSFYTGIKSDMQNLHLICAVDSGEHVAVGNEAETLSTQPGEGDEMDNTIIAGPSMSNSDEKMDYEQLGFYRGMRRRCLVFEMGGARRKHLEENPVSDSSVWLCSDGNTTSNDQKLASVNRGNESSRCLLPGIGLHLNALATTPKDYKVVNPDSSSSARLLIGPSSVVNLHPSHPSSVGQGLLDNILPAATSDRDVDSMENAVLPAEDACPLSAYAANEEINQGSPKKKRRRTEQAGEGESCKRCNCKRSKCLKLYCECFAAGVYCVEPCACIDCFNKPIYEDTVLATRKQIESRNPLAFAPKVIRGSDSPSEIGDDSSKTPASARHKRGCNCKKSGCLKKYCECYQGGVGCSVNCRCEGCKNAFGRKDGTEAEAEEEDETEASEKSSSDKCLQKSAMESDVEHNTDTAPLATPLRGGRSSAQLPFSSKKKPPRSSFPSIASSSSSFLPRQGFGKSSFFPPPPKFETIREDEIPDFLQGGGSPDGGVQSSSPNRKRVSPPHNAGSTSPGLRSSRKLILESIPSFPSLTPNQ, encoded by the exons atgaaatttcttCACTTGGGGGTTTTGGGCGTAGGAATCTTGGATTTGTGGGATTTGATCTGCTGCCCAAAAGTTAATCCCAGCAAAATCTTG GATTCCCCGGTTTTCACCTTCCTCAACAGTCTTTCCCCTATCAAGCCGGTTAAATCCACACACATCACTCAGACGATCAACCCTCTTAGTTTCGCGTCCATTCCATCTGTCTTCACTTCGCCTCACGTTAGTTCTGTACGGGAATCCAGATTTCTCCGGAG GCATCAGCTCTCCGATCCATCAAAACCTGAGTTTTCTTCCGATGATGGGGCCAAACTCGACACAAATAAGGCGAATGCAGATGCTAGTAAGCAATTGGATGACCAAAAGGAGAGTGGTGATGGTGACGTGGCTGCTGAGCCGTCTTATGATTGCTCGAAGTTTGTGGTGGATTTCGCCAAAGATTATGAATGTGCTAGCCCTAACTCCAACTTAAGACCTGGCTGTGGTCTTGAAGGCAAAGGCATGGCAGATTACGGTTGCAGTTCTTCAGCCCTTGTTCAGTTGACACGCGAGCCTCCACAGAGGGGTGAAGTGAATATTGACGGGGTGAATCAAAACAGAGAAGCCGCGGGGTCCTGTGATTGGGAGCATATGATTTCTGATACCTCCGAGCTGCTAGTCTTTGAATCTCCCGTTGATAGAGACTCTTACAGCAAATCAGTCGATCCTGGGACGAGTTTCTATACCGGCATTAAGAGTGATATGCAGAACTTGCACTTGATTTGTGCAGTGGATTCTGGCGAGCATGTTGCCGTGGGAAATGAAGCTGAAACTTTGTCTACTCAGCCCGGAGAAGGAGACGAGATGGACAACACTATAATTGCCGGTCCATCAATGAGCAATTCTGATGAAAAAATGGATTATGAG caacTTGGTTTCTATCGCGGTATGAGAAGGCGCTGTTTGGTTTTTGAGATGGGAGGAGCGCGTAGGAAACATTTGGAAGAGAATCCCGTCTCTGATTCTTCCGTGTGGCTCTGCTCTGATGGCAATACGACCTCCAACGACCAGAAGCTAGCCTCCGTAAACAGGGGGAACGAGTCATCACGTTGTCTTTTGCCTGGCATTGGCTTGCATCTAAATGCTCTTGCAACGACGCCTAAGGACTATAAAGTTGTTAACCCTGATTCTTCATCGTCTGCACGGTTATTGATTGGTCCCAGCTCAGTCGTGAATCTCCACCCATCTCACCCATCGAGTGTCGGTCAAGGACTGCTGGACAACATCTTACCTGCTGCCACATCAGACAGAGATGTCGATAGCATGGAAAATGCTGTTTTACCCGCGGAAGATGCCTGCCCGCTATCTGCATACGCAGCAAATGAAGAGATCAATCAGGGGAGTCCAAAGAAGAAGAG ACGTAGGACTGAGCAAGCTGGGGAAGGCGAGTCATGTAAACGATGCAACTGCAAGAGATCAAAATGTCTAAAACT CTACTGTGAATGCTTTGCTGCTGGGGTGTACTGCGTAGAGCCGTGTGCTTGTATAGATTGCTTCAATAAACCTATCTACGAAGACACTGTGCTTGCAACGCGCAAACAAATCGAATCAAGAAATCCTCTTGCTTTTGCTCCCAAAGTGATCAGAGGATCGGATTCGCCATCAGAAATTGGG GATGACTCCAGCAAGACTCCGGCTTCTGCTCGTCACAAGAGAGGATGCAACTGCAAAAAATCAGGCTGCCTGAAGAAATACTGCGAATGCTATCAG GGTGGCGTCGGATGCTCCGTTAACTGCAGATGCGAAGGGTGCAAAAATGCATTTGGTAGAAAAGACG GCACGGAAGCTGAAGCCGAAGAGGAAGACGAAACAGAAGCGTCTGAGAAGAGCTCGTCTGACAAGTGTTTGCAGAAGAGTGCAATGGAGAGCGACGTGGAACACAACACGGACACCGCGCCTCTTGCAACGCCTTTACGTGGAGGAAG GTCATCGGCTCAGCTCCCGTTTTCCTCAAAGAAGAAGCCACCACGATCTTCGTTCCCTTCCATCGCCTCCTCCTCCTCGAGTTTCCTTCCGAGGCAAGGATTTGGGAAGTCGAGCTTCTTCCCACCACCACCAAAGTTCGAGACAATCAGAGAAGACGAGATCCCCGACTTTCTCCAAGGCGGGGGGTCTCCCGATGGAGGCGTCCAGTCATCCTCCCCTAACCGGAAGAGAGTGTCCCCACCTCACAATGCAGGCAGCACGTCCCCCGGCCTCAGGAGCAGCCGGAAGCTCATCCTCGAGTCGATACCATCGTTCCCGTCTCTCACTCCAAACCAGTGa
- the LOC130991425 gene encoding protein tesmin/TSO1-like CXC 2 isoform X1 has translation MEERVEIYAKESSREVLEVMDTPERSKNSQIAASISKFEDSPVFTFLNSLSPIKPVKSTHITQTINPLSFASIPSVFTSPHVSSVRESRFLRRHQLSDPSKPEFSSDDGAKLDTNKANADASKQLDDQKESGDGDVAAEPSYDCSKFVVDFAKDYECASPNSNLRPGCGLEGKGMADYGCSSSALVQLTREPPQRGEVNIDGVNQNREAAGSCDWEHMISDTSELLVFESPVDRDSYSKSVDPGTSFYTGIKSDMQNLHLICAVDSGEHVAVGNEAETLSTQPGEGDEMDNTIIAGPSMSNSDEKMDYEQLGFYRGMRRRCLVFEMGGARRKHLEENPVSDSSVWLCSDGNTTSNDQKLASVNRGNESSRCLLPGIGLHLNALATTPKDYKVVNPDSSSSARLLIGPSSVVNLHPSHPSSVGQGLLDNILPAATSDRDVDSMENAVLPAEDACPLSAYAANEEINQGSPKKKRRRTEQAGEGESCKRCNCKRSKCLKLYCECFAAGVYCVEPCACIDCFNKPIYEDTVLATRKQIESRNPLAFAPKVIRGSDSPSEIGDDSSKTPASARHKRGCNCKKSGCLKKYCECYQGGVGCSVNCRCEGCKNAFGRKDGEFPSTCFNFTRRRSFAFSESVFGVMLGTEAEAEEEDETEASEKSSSDKCLQKSAMESDVEHNTDTAPLATPLRGGRSSAQLPFSSKKKPPRSSFPSIASSSSSFLPRQGFGKSSFFPPPPKFETIREDEIPDFLQGGGSPDGGVQSSSPNRKRVSPPHNAGSTSPGLRSSRKLILESIPSFPSLTPNQ, from the exons ATGGAGGAGAGGGTTGAGATTTATGCGAAGGAGAGTAGCAGAGAGGTGCTAGAGGTGATGGACACGCCAGAGAGGAGCAAGAACAGCCAGATCGCAGCGTCCATTAGCAAATTTGAG GATTCCCCGGTTTTCACCTTCCTCAACAGTCTTTCCCCTATCAAGCCGGTTAAATCCACACACATCACTCAGACGATCAACCCTCTTAGTTTCGCGTCCATTCCATCTGTCTTCACTTCGCCTCACGTTAGTTCTGTACGGGAATCCAGATTTCTCCGGAG GCATCAGCTCTCCGATCCATCAAAACCTGAGTTTTCTTCCGATGATGGGGCCAAACTCGACACAAATAAGGCGAATGCAGATGCTAGTAAGCAATTGGATGACCAAAAGGAGAGTGGTGATGGTGACGTGGCTGCTGAGCCGTCTTATGATTGCTCGAAGTTTGTGGTGGATTTCGCCAAAGATTATGAATGTGCTAGCCCTAACTCCAACTTAAGACCTGGCTGTGGTCTTGAAGGCAAAGGCATGGCAGATTACGGTTGCAGTTCTTCAGCCCTTGTTCAGTTGACACGCGAGCCTCCACAGAGGGGTGAAGTGAATATTGACGGGGTGAATCAAAACAGAGAAGCCGCGGGGTCCTGTGATTGGGAGCATATGATTTCTGATACCTCCGAGCTGCTAGTCTTTGAATCTCCCGTTGATAGAGACTCTTACAGCAAATCAGTCGATCCTGGGACGAGTTTCTATACCGGCATTAAGAGTGATATGCAGAACTTGCACTTGATTTGTGCAGTGGATTCTGGCGAGCATGTTGCCGTGGGAAATGAAGCTGAAACTTTGTCTACTCAGCCCGGAGAAGGAGACGAGATGGACAACACTATAATTGCCGGTCCATCAATGAGCAATTCTGATGAAAAAATGGATTATGAG caacTTGGTTTCTATCGCGGTATGAGAAGGCGCTGTTTGGTTTTTGAGATGGGAGGAGCGCGTAGGAAACATTTGGAAGAGAATCCCGTCTCTGATTCTTCCGTGTGGCTCTGCTCTGATGGCAATACGACCTCCAACGACCAGAAGCTAGCCTCCGTAAACAGGGGGAACGAGTCATCACGTTGTCTTTTGCCTGGCATTGGCTTGCATCTAAATGCTCTTGCAACGACGCCTAAGGACTATAAAGTTGTTAACCCTGATTCTTCATCGTCTGCACGGTTATTGATTGGTCCCAGCTCAGTCGTGAATCTCCACCCATCTCACCCATCGAGTGTCGGTCAAGGACTGCTGGACAACATCTTACCTGCTGCCACATCAGACAGAGATGTCGATAGCATGGAAAATGCTGTTTTACCCGCGGAAGATGCCTGCCCGCTATCTGCATACGCAGCAAATGAAGAGATCAATCAGGGGAGTCCAAAGAAGAAGAG ACGTAGGACTGAGCAAGCTGGGGAAGGCGAGTCATGTAAACGATGCAACTGCAAGAGATCAAAATGTCTAAAACT CTACTGTGAATGCTTTGCTGCTGGGGTGTACTGCGTAGAGCCGTGTGCTTGTATAGATTGCTTCAATAAACCTATCTACGAAGACACTGTGCTTGCAACGCGCAAACAAATCGAATCAAGAAATCCTCTTGCTTTTGCTCCCAAAGTGATCAGAGGATCGGATTCGCCATCAGAAATTGGG GATGACTCCAGCAAGACTCCGGCTTCTGCTCGTCACAAGAGAGGATGCAACTGCAAAAAATCAGGCTGCCTGAAGAAATACTGCGAATGCTATCAG GGTGGCGTCGGATGCTCCGTTAACTGCAGATGCGAAGGGTGCAAAAATGCATTTGGTAGAAAAGACGGTGAGTTTCCATCTACGTGTTTCAACTTCACAAGGCGCCGATCCTTTGCATTTTCTGAATCTGTATTTGGTGTGATGTTAGGCACGGAAGCTGAAGCCGAAGAGGAAGACGAAACAGAAGCGTCTGAGAAGAGCTCGTCTGACAAGTGTTTGCAGAAGAGTGCAATGGAGAGCGACGTGGAACACAACACGGACACCGCGCCTCTTGCAACGCCTTTACGTGGAGGAAG GTCATCGGCTCAGCTCCCGTTTTCCTCAAAGAAGAAGCCACCACGATCTTCGTTCCCTTCCATCGCCTCCTCCTCCTCGAGTTTCCTTCCGAGGCAAGGATTTGGGAAGTCGAGCTTCTTCCCACCACCACCAAAGTTCGAGACAATCAGAGAAGACGAGATCCCCGACTTTCTCCAAGGCGGGGGGTCTCCCGATGGAGGCGTCCAGTCATCCTCCCCTAACCGGAAGAGAGTGTCCCCACCTCACAATGCAGGCAGCACGTCCCCCGGCCTCAGGAGCAGCCGGAAGCTCATCCTCGAGTCGATACCATCGTTCCCGTCTCTCACTCCAAACCAGTGa
- the LOC130991426 gene encoding uncharacterized protein LOC130991426, with protein MSLIVRARHRLCNGAFSKHIYSPIVASRSPKSITRHFAQAAKSENDEEEEVEIDQRRLPTDYDPSNFDPTEHRSPPSARVWRLVDEMAGLTLAEAAELSLIMRRMLSMKENVVVGVMKPGAGGVAGGATKAAAAAKEDKKPEKTAFELKMESFDAASKLKVIKEIRSFTDLGLKEAKELVEKAPSVLKKGVSKEEAEQIIEKMKAVGAKVVME; from the coding sequence ATGAGTTTGATTGTAAGAGCCAGGCATCGTTTGTGCAATGGAGCTTTTAGTAAACATATATACTCTCCCATCGTTGCATCTCGTTCTCCTAAGTCGATAACCAGACACTTTGCTCAAGCTGCAAAGTCTGAGAatgatgaggaagaagaagtaGAGATAGACCAGAGAAGGCTTCCAACTGATTACGACCCTTCAAATTTTGATCCGACAGAGCACCGTAGTCCTCCATCCGCAAGGGTTTGGAGGCTCGTTGATGAAATGGCTGGGCTCACTCTTGCTGAAGCTGCAGAGCTCTCTCTTATAATGAGGAGGATGTTGTCGATGAAGGAGAATGTAGTCGTTGGGGTCATGAAACCAGGTGCCGGTGGGGTCGCTGGAGGAGCAACGAAGGCTGCAGCAGCAGCAAAGGAAGACAAGAAGCCTGAAAAGACAGCCTTTGAACTGAAGATGGAATCTTTTGACGCAGCTTCAAAACTCAAGGTGATTAAAGAGATACGGAGTTTTACAGACTTGGGACTGAAAGAGGCTAAGGAGTTGGTCGAGAAGGCACCATCCGTCCTTAAGAAGGGAGTGTCGAAAGAAGAAGCAGAACAAATTATTGAGAAGATGAAAGCAGTTGGGGCGAAAGTCGTCATGGAATGA
- the LOC130991427 gene encoding protein XRI1-like isoform X2 encodes MDYNCNEMWDWQGDDCSLEDNTSIEILTGLSQNEEQLPCSFDDETTPVKACGDLAHHVTNNEVTGKELEENREHPYQVKRRRMLQFESEVLDSPPFHEEMFLRSKETQDSLEDAITDMSEWVNGFAGPAEPSSVYLEEGWIAECFNDDEMHFNAEDTSAPEASDVQVDNGEDSNTAPEYDANAIEKHPVHSPGNVVFKGRKSYMRTPPKLASSVVYPFTFIKPCGVHGDVTLKDINKRIHTPPKSKQNEQDPSVPYPTSAFSGKPVVGKTKIRTEGGEGSITILRTRG; translated from the exons ATGGACTACAATTGCAA TGAGATGTGGGATTGGCAAGGTGATGATTGCAGTCTTGAAGATAATACGAGCATAG AAATACTGACCGGTTTGAGCCAAAACGAAGAGCAGCTCCcttgttcttttgatgatgaaACTACACCGGTCAAGGCTTGTGGAGATTTAGCTCACCATGTAACCAACAACG AAGTTACGGGGAAAGAGTTAGAAGAAAATAGGGAGCATCCCTATCAAGTAAAAAGGCGTAGGATGCTACAGTTTGAGTCTGAAGTCCTCGATTCTCCTCCTTTCCATGAGGAGATGTTTCTGAGATCTAAG GAGACGCAAGATTCACTCGAAGATGCTATCACTGATATGTCGGAGTGGGTTAACGGATTTGCAG GCCCAGCTGAACCCAGCAGTGTGTATCTGGAAGAAGGGTGGATTGCGGAGTGCTTCAACGATGACGAGATGCATTTCAACGCTGAGGATAC TAGTGCTCCCGAAGCATCTGATGTTCAGGTCGACAACGGAG AGGATTCCAACACTGCTCCCGAATACGATGCTAATGCAATCGAGAAACATCCAGTTCATTCCCCAGGAAACGTAGTTTTCAAAG GTAGGAAGTCATACATGCGCACACCTCCTAAGCTAGCCTCGTCCGTTGTCTATCCATTCACCTTCATCAAACCATGTGGTGTGCACGGAGACGTGACCTTGAAGGACATAAACAAGCGGATACATACTCCGCCCAAATCAAAGCAAAACGAGCAAGACCCTTCCGTTCCTTACCCCACCTCAGCGTTTTCCGGGAAGCCCGTTGTCGGGAAGACCAAGATCCGCACAGAAGGCGGAGAAGGCAGCATTACAATTCTTCGGACCCGAGGGTAA
- the LOC130991427 gene encoding protein XRI1-like isoform X1: protein MDYNCNEMWDWQGDDCSLEDNTSIEILTGLSQNEEQLPCSFDDETTPVKACGDLAHHVTNNEVTGKELEENREHPYQVKRRRMLQFESEVLDSPPFHEEMFLRSKETQDSLEDAITDMSEWVNGFAGPAEPSSVYLEEGWIAECFNDDEMHFNAEDTSSAPEASDVQVDNGEDSNTAPEYDANAIEKHPVHSPGNVVFKGRKSYMRTPPKLASSVVYPFTFIKPCGVHGDVTLKDINKRIHTPPKSKQNEQDPSVPYPTSAFSGKPVVGKTKIRTEGGEGSITILRTRG from the exons ATGGACTACAATTGCAA TGAGATGTGGGATTGGCAAGGTGATGATTGCAGTCTTGAAGATAATACGAGCATAG AAATACTGACCGGTTTGAGCCAAAACGAAGAGCAGCTCCcttgttcttttgatgatgaaACTACACCGGTCAAGGCTTGTGGAGATTTAGCTCACCATGTAACCAACAACG AAGTTACGGGGAAAGAGTTAGAAGAAAATAGGGAGCATCCCTATCAAGTAAAAAGGCGTAGGATGCTACAGTTTGAGTCTGAAGTCCTCGATTCTCCTCCTTTCCATGAGGAGATGTTTCTGAGATCTAAG GAGACGCAAGATTCACTCGAAGATGCTATCACTGATATGTCGGAGTGGGTTAACGGATTTGCAG GCCCAGCTGAACCCAGCAGTGTGTATCTGGAAGAAGGGTGGATTGCGGAGTGCTTCAACGATGACGAGATGCATTTCAACGCTGAGGATAC CAGTAGTGCTCCCGAAGCATCTGATGTTCAGGTCGACAACGGAG AGGATTCCAACACTGCTCCCGAATACGATGCTAATGCAATCGAGAAACATCCAGTTCATTCCCCAGGAAACGTAGTTTTCAAAG GTAGGAAGTCATACATGCGCACACCTCCTAAGCTAGCCTCGTCCGTTGTCTATCCATTCACCTTCATCAAACCATGTGGTGTGCACGGAGACGTGACCTTGAAGGACATAAACAAGCGGATACATACTCCGCCCAAATCAAAGCAAAACGAGCAAGACCCTTCCGTTCCTTACCCCACCTCAGCGTTTTCCGGGAAGCCCGTTGTCGGGAAGACCAAGATCCGCACAGAAGGCGGAGAAGGCAGCATTACAATTCTTCGGACCCGAGGGTAA
- the LOC130991429 gene encoding serine/threonine-protein kinase STY13-like: MDLKTNEEGGEVPKTEKSCELDMGSKLKNPESYSSKNMIFRADKVDLKSLDVQLEKHLSRVWSRNIESQNNQAPKELWEIDPSKLEIRYLVAQGTYGTVYRGTYNSQDVAVKLLDWGEDGMSTAAETAALRVSFKQEVSVWHKLDHPNVTRFVGASMGTSQLKIPSKNPSDGYTTLPSRACCVLVEFVSGGNLKSYLYKNRKKKLAFKVVVQLVLDLARGLSYLHSKKIVHRDVKAENMLLDTQRRLKIADFGVARVEAQNPKDMTGETGTLGYMAPEVLDGKPYNRKCDVYSFGICLWETYCCDLPYIDLSFADVSHAVVRQNLRPEIPRCCPSSLANIMKKCWDANAEKRPEMDEVVRLLEAIDTSKGGGMIPEDQPVGCFCFAPMRGP; encoded by the exons ATGGATTTAAAAACTAATGAAGAAGGTGGGGAGGTGCCTAAAACTGAGAAATCATGTGAATTGGATATGGGTTCCAAATTGAAGAACCCTGAGTCCTATAGCAGCAAGAACATGATTTTTCGGGCCGATAAAGTCGACCTCAAAAGCTTAGATGTGCAGCTCGAGAAGCATCTAAGCCGGGTTTGGTCGAGAAACATTGAGAGCCAGAACAACCAGGCGCCTAAGGAACTGTGGGAGATTGATCCCTCGAAGCTGGAAATCCGGTATCTGGTGGCTCAGGGCACGTATGGAACAGTTTATCGCGGCACTTACAATTCCCAAGATGTTGCTG TGAAGTTGCTGGACTGGGGAGAGGACGGCATGTCCACAGCTGCTGAAACCGCTGCACTTAGGGTGTCGTTTAAGCAGGAGGTTTCCGTTTGGCACAAGCTCGACCATCCAAACGTTACTAGA TTCGTTGGTGCTTCAATGGGGACTTCGCAACTCAAAATTCCTTCAAAAAATCCTTCTGATGGCTATACCACCCTCCCATCGAGGGCGTGTTGTGTTCTTGTGGAATTCGTATCCGGAGGGAATTTGAAGAGCTACTTATACAAGAATAGGAAAAAGAAGCTTGCCTTCAAAGTTGTTGTCCAGCTTGTTTTGGATCTAGCTCGAGG GCTGAGCTATCTACACTCGAAGAAGATCGTGCACCGTGATGTCAAAGCTGAAAACATGTTGTTGGATACTCAACGAAGGTTGAAAATCGCTGATTTCGGCGTCGCTCGTGTAGAAGCTCAGAACCCGAAGGACATGACCGGTGAAACGGGAACTCTTGGCTATATGGCGCCAGAG GTTCTGGACGGAAAACCCTACAACAGAAAATGCGACGTGTACAGCTTTGGGATATGCTTATGGGAGACATATTGCTGTGATCTTCCTTACATAGACCTCAGCTTTGCTGATGTTTCTCATGCTGTCGTTCGACAA AATCTGAGGCCGGAGATCCCCCGGTGTTGCCCGAGCTCTCTAGCAAACATCATGAAGAAGTGCTGGGATGCGAATGCGGAGAAACGGCCCGAGATGGACGAGGTGGTGAGGTTGTTGGAAGCAATCGACACGAGCAAAGGAGGCGGAATGATACCCGAAGATCAGCCGGTGGGATGCTTCTGCTTCGCGCCTATGCGGGGCCCGTGA